Genomic segment of Ignavibacteriales bacterium:
TGGTAGAATCTAAAGAAGAACAATATAGGAAGAGAACTGATTATTCTTTCCGATGGGAAAAAGAAGAAGCCGATGTCAATGCAAAAACAATATTAACAGCAAAAGTTCAGGGTGACCAGGTCGGGTCATACAATTATTATTTTGAGGTACCGCAGGCGGATAGAGAATATTTCCGTGCTGCAGATGCAATCTTCGGAACAATTTCTGTTGTCTTTGTAGTTTTTTTAATGATGATCGCATATTTCCTTTTCTTAAAAAAATATCATCAAGGTGAAATTTGGGTAAATGTCGGCCGTTCTATTTTTATTGTTTTCTTTCTGTTATCATTAGTTGATGTAATAAACATGTGGCCCGGTTTAGGACAAGGTACTACGATTGGTAACATATCATTCCTCTTCACAAAGATTATTATTCTATTGATGAATGGATTAATTCTTCAATTTTTTATTGCACTTCTTGTCTTTGCAAGCTGGACAGTTGGTGAATCTTATGCGAGATCTCTCTGGCCGGAAAAACTTAAAGGGGTTGATTCTTTCATTAAGGGACATATTTTTTCTATCCATTCCGGTGCCGGATTAATGAAAGGAATGGTAATCGGAATGGCGATTGCATTAAGTTTTCTTTTTGGTGGAATTATTCTTAACAAACCTGAAGGCAATCTTTATATTGTACCAAGTCATTCAATGGAAATATTTATCGGATGGTTTCCGGCTGTTAGTGTAATATTAGGTGCATTCATAACGGCTTCTCTTGCAAGTATTGCAATAACTTTCTTTATTGTAAATATTTCTTATCAGCGTTGGAAAAAGAAATGGGTTTCCATTTTACTTTCCGGATTAGTAACAGTTTTAGGAATTACTATTGCTTCTACTCCTCCATCACTTAATAATTTTGCAGTTGATCTGCTTTCATATTTTTTGTTCGGATCTTTTTTAGCTTATCTCTATTTTCGTTTTGATCTATTAACAATTGCAAGTGCTCTTTTCTACACTACACTTACAACACATTCTTATGCATTATATGCAGCAAATAATTCTTTCTACACAATAAATTTTGTTTTAGTCGGTATTGTCTTTTTTATTCCTCCAATTATTTATCTCGTCAGCAGATTTAAGAATCAAGAATTTGTTCTCGAGAATTACGGTATGCCTTCACACATTCAAAGGATTTCTGAAAGAGAACGGTTAAAGAAAGAATTAGAGATTGCAGCTAAAGTTCAGTTGAGTTTGCTTCCTAAAGAAGAACCGAAAATTCCAGGATACGAAATTTCTGCAATCAGCATTCCGGCAGTTGAAGCAGGCGGAGATTATTTTGATTTCGTAAAACTTAGCGGGAATAAGCTTGGCATTGCAATCGGTGATGTTTCCGGTAAAGGTATCGGAGCTGCAATTTATATGACGTTAACAAAGGGAATTCTTCAAGCACATGCGGAAGAAGATGTTTCTCCAAAAAATGTTTTAGGAAAAGTTAATCGTCTTCTTTACAAAACAATTGAGAAAAATTCTTTTGTAAGTATGTTCTATGCAATTCTTGATACAAGCAATAATCATATAATTTATTCTCGTGCCGGGCATAATCCCGGGATTCTTTGTAGCGAACGTGGCGGAAAAACAAAATTACTTTTTAGCAAAGGTATGGCACTTGGTCTTGAAGAAGGAAGTGTCTTTAGCTCTACACTTTTAGAAGAAGAGATCGTATTGAATAACGGAGATATTTTTGTTCTTTATACCGATGGCTTTACTGAAGCAATGAATGAAAGACAAGAATTATATGGAGAAGAAAGATTAATCAAACTGATAGAGAACAACAGAAATATTTCTTCTAAAGATTTATTAAATCTTATTCTAAAAGAAGTGAAAAAGTTTGTGGATAATTACCCTCAGCACGATGATATGACCTTGGTTATTTTAAAACGGTTGTGATAATTTTCTTAAGTTAATGCTATTTTGATCATTGATTTTTCTTACCTCTAGCTTCTTGCCTCTTACCATTTGACTAGAATTAATTTTTACTTTAAGTTGCATTAGTAACAAAGGCGTGCCCGCAATGGGGAAACGATTTCAAATAATCCTTTCATATAAACACTTGCTAATTATAAGTCGTAAGACTTTATATATATAAAAAAATTTATTATTTCTTTTTTCTTTTATTTTGACTCTTCAATAATTGTTAAATTAATATAATTATGTTTTATTAAATAGAGGAAATTATGCAGAAGTATTTATTATTCTTCTTCTTAATGTTTGCTTTTAATTTTATTTACCCTCAAGATATTGATAACCTTAAGAAAGAAGTTGAAGCTAAAGAATTTAATCTTAGTTCAAAAGCAAATGATCTATCAAAATTAGAATTAAAATACCCTTTGTTTAAAATTACTGGTGAAATAAAAGATCGGGATCGTGAATTATCTTTTATTCAATTATGGG
This window contains:
- a CDS encoding PP2C family protein-serine/threonine phosphatase, whose product is MKASFKDHRFWLISGIALLALIIVLYPLGVYNSLSMKLTRPEAIDVATKFLAEQNTNINGFSTEAFIDNSPVEMRYLIKKLGGKGFKEYLKTHPTNLSWTVMVHQNLPKQIQQTTYHIDVAQDGSIFGYRREIPDSIEMKSLAKTEATDLINSFLMKKYGSAFNSFKLVESKEEQYRKRTDYSFRWEKEEADVNAKTILTAKVQGDQVGSYNYYFEVPQADREYFRAADAIFGTISVVFVVFLMMIAYFLFLKKYHQGEIWVNVGRSIFIVFFLLSLVDVINMWPGLGQGTTIGNISFLFTKIIILLMNGLILQFFIALLVFASWTVGESYARSLWPEKLKGVDSFIKGHIFSIHSGAGLMKGMVIGMAIALSFLFGGIILNKPEGNLYIVPSHSMEIFIGWFPAVSVILGAFITASLASIAITFFIVNISYQRWKKKWVSILLSGLVTVLGITIASTPPSLNNFAVDLLSYFLFGSFLAYLYFRFDLLTIASALFYTTLTTHSYALYAANNSFYTINFVLVGIVFFIPPIIYLVSRFKNQEFVLENYGMPSHIQRISERERLKKELEIAAKVQLSLLPKEEPKIPGYEISAISIPAVEAGGDYFDFVKLSGNKLGIAIGDVSGKGIGAAIYMTLTKGILQAHAEEDVSPKNVLGKVNRLLYKTIEKNSFVSMFYAILDTSNNHIIYSRAGHNPGILCSERGGKTKLLFSKGMALGLEEGSVFSSTLLEEEIVLNNGDIFVLYTDGFTEAMNERQELYGEERLIKLIENNRNISSKDLLNLILKEVKKFVDNYPQHDDMTLVILKRL